One Suricata suricatta isolate VVHF042 chromosome X, meerkat_22Aug2017_6uvM2_HiC, whole genome shotgun sequence genomic region harbors:
- the MAGEH1 gene encoding melanoma-associated antigen H1 — MPRGRKSRRRRNARAAEENRNNRKIQASEASETPKTSSLAPSTPEDDLSGSEEDPKSPEEASTSPEQASSTAKIQKPSLARSNFQGTKKSLLMSILALIFIMGNSAKEALVWKVLGKLGMQPGRPHSIFGDPKKVVTEEFVRRGYLIYKPVPRSSPVEYEFFWGPRAHVESSKLKVMHFVARVRNRCSKDWPCNYDWDSDDDAEVEAILNSGARGYTAP; from the coding sequence ATGCCTCGGGGTCGAAAGAGTCGGCGCCGCCGTAACGCAAGGGCTGCAGAAGAGAACCGCAATAATCGTAAGATCCAGGCCTCAGAAGCTTCTGAGACCCCGAAGACCTCTTCTCTGGCCCCAAGCACCCCGGAGGACGACCTGAGTGGCTCTGAGGAAGACCCAAAATCTCCGGAGGAGGCCTCCACCAGCCCTGAGCAAGCCTCCAGCACTGCTAAAATACAAAAGCCTTCCTTAGCCCGGAGCAATTTTCAAGGAACCAAGAAAAGTCTCCTGATGTCCATATTAGCTCTCATCTTCATCATGGGCAACAGCGCCAAGGAGGCCCTGGTCTGGAAAGTGCTTGGGAAATTGGGGATGCAGCCTGGCCGGCCACACAGCATCTTTGGAGATCCAAAGAAGGTCGTCACAGAGGAGTTTGTGCGCAGAGGGTACCTGATTTATAAACCGGTGCCACGCAGCAGTCCCGTGGAGTATGAGTTCTTCTGGGGACCTAGAGCACATGTTGAATCGAGCAAGCTGAAAGTCATGCATTTTGTGGCAAGGGTGCGTAACCGATGCTCCAAGGACTGGCCATGTAATTATGATTGGGATTCGGATGATGATGCAGAAGTTGAGGCTATCCTTAATTCAGGTGCTAGGGGTTACACCGCACCTTAG